The genomic interval GTCCGCCGCGTCGCGGGTCCGGAACGCGACGGTGTCGCCTGGCTCGATCTCGAGCCGGGGTTCGATGCCGTTGTTCCATTCGTAATGGACCGTGGAGTCATCGAGCTCGTGCATACTAGCCGGCGATGGCATGGGTCTGTTACCTCCTCCAGTGCGGGGATGGCTCCCTCTATGCCGGCGCCACCTCGGATCTCTCACGGCGCCTGGCCCAGCACGCCCGCGGGCGCGCGTCGAAGTATACACGGGCGCGGCTGCCCGTCAGGCTACGCTATGTGGAGCGCAAGCGCGACCGCGGCGCCGCCCTCCGGCGCGAGGCGGAGATCAAGCAGCTGACCCGTACCGCCAAGCTCGCGCTGGTCCGGCGCCGGCGGTAGTATCCTCCCGCCCATGGCCTTCTCCGCCGAGCTCTGG from Candidatus Methylomirabilota bacterium carries:
- a CDS encoding GIY-YIG nuclease family protein, translating into MAWVCYLLQCGDGSLYAGATSDLSRRLAQHARGRASKYTRARLPVRLRYVERKRDRGAALRREAEIKQLTRTAKLALVRRRR